A segment of the Oncorhynchus tshawytscha isolate Ot180627B linkage group LG06, Otsh_v2.0, whole genome shotgun sequence genome:
GGTGCTAAGACAAGTGGCTCGGCTCAAATATCTAATGATCTTCATGAATATCAAAAATTATACAGGACAGTCATTGTTCCCTTCTGACAAATAAAGAGAAGGATCTTACCAGACAAGGCCACTCTTCCTCTGCAGGCCACACGATCATCTGAAACTCGATCTGATAGTCTATGGCACACAAAACACATTAGAAATTCAACTTCACTTACGGAGCATGActccacaaacaaacacacataaccAGACAATAGGAGGCCTATCTTTACCTCTGAGATGCAACTCTCATATCATGGTTCTCCTTGTGCATTTCTGTCATGTAGGCCTTGATCCGAGTGTTGCAGGTCAGGAGGTTCTTGGAGGCATTCAGGATCTGCTCTCTATTGGTGCTGGCCACCAGGAGCTTGTAGGTCCCGTCCCGCATGCGGATCTCAAAGTCTATCTTCTCCTGCATGTTAGAGTCCTGTAGGAGGGAGATAACACCATAGTAATATAAAGAGTGAATTACAATAGTGTGGATTCACATGAGACAGGTAACTAAGGAGTTTGGTGATATCCTCTAGCTAAAGGATGTGACAtgtcacagacaggagacattgatgggttctgggtgaggacacAGATCTTGATGAACGAGGGATACTGGAAGGCAAGTCAATAGAGCAAAGACAAAATGTGAAGAATGTTAAATGGTTCGAAAACACTCATTTGAAACAGAATTTAATCCCTCTGAAATAAATTCAAAACATGACACAAATGTATGGTTGGGCAGACAAAAGATTGACAGGGTTTGATGTGCATGACATGTTGGGTGGTCTTTGCTAGAACACAAGAGGAAAGCCAACAAAAACCATTAACATAGGGATGACTTTTATTAAAAAactaaatcatttatttacacCACAGACATCTGATGGTGTAAGAGGCTAAAGAAAGTATAGGCTACAAATAGTACCGTTTTCTGATTATTTAGCCTggatctctttctcctctatttTGTCACCTGTTAGTTTCTTAGAAATCTGTTTTATGTACAACAAATTCATGTCCTCTTTAATTTCATGAGTGTCATTCAGATGTAGACATTTTCAAGCATTTTGCCTGCAAGAACATTCGTTTGTTACTAGAGCAAACAAAATTAACGTTTCGATAAACATGTAAAGCAAGAGTGTTCTTTGTGACCACTGAAAAGTTGTTATGTAGGAGAGAAACGGGTCCAATCTACGCAGCTAGCATATTGTAACGGGCTAATGTGACGCTCCATTAGCCGTCACAGGACAGGTGCTATTTGGCATAGCAGAGATTTTTCGACCAACCTTATCTTGGCAACGATGCCATATTCGTTCCCATTCGGCCAATACATGCACATTCTAAAATGTCCGTATCCAGTTGCAGGTGGTTCGTTTTACATTTTGAAAATGCTCAGTTATAAAATACATCTTTTTTTTGTTCCGTGAAGTTATCCAACAAAGTGTACATCTGTCTCAATCAATGAGAGGAGATTTTAAATAGAATCATCTTGTCTATGTGCTATGCCAAACAGTACCTATCCTGTAACCGCTAATGGAGTATCACATTACATAGCCCGAAACAAGCTActagccagtggtggaaaaagtacccaattgtcatacttgagtaaaagtacagatacgttaatagaaaatgaatcaagtaaaagtctaaaagtatttggttttaaatatacttaagtatcaaaagtaaatgtaattgataaatgtacttaagtatcaaaagtataaatcatttcaaattccttatattaagcaaaccagacagcaccatttccTTTTTTAATTTACTGATGGAcaggggcacactcagacatcatttacaaatgaatgatgtgtttagtgaatccaccagatcagaggcagtattaatgaccagggatgttctcttgataagtgtgtgaattgaacaatttccctgtcctgctaagcattcaaaatgtaatgaataCTTTTGCCTGTCAGggaaatatatggagtaaaaagtacattattttcttcaggaatgtagtgaaataaaagtaaaagttctcaaaaataaaaatagtaaagtacagatatcaacaacaaaaaacacttaagtatttttacttaagtactttacaccactgctgctaGCTAAATTCTATTCAGAAATAGCCACGATCAGAAGGAAATATACATCTCCATAAGTGTCCGTATAAGTGCCTAGACAGAGGCTATGTAGCCAAGTAAAACTCAACATATCGTGGAGATGACGTTTACTTAACTTGGCTACAGCGAGGctgggttgtttctggacagggccaGAGTGGATGTAGTAACGTATCACATTGATTGAATTGAGGCTAGTGTTTTACAAAATCAGTGATCATAAAAGAAAGCGTTGGAACAGTTAGCAAACCattaatatttctgtatttacgttagctagctagagcGCAAATTATAACACTACTGTAACGCAATGTAGAATAAATCGTAAACTCAGCTGGATACGTTagttgttagctaacgttagctagctgacgCGTTCGTTAGACAGGCATCAGTTACAGAAAAACTTCAGTTTGCTAGCCTATAGTAAGTTAGCTAATCGGTTGACAACAAACTGGCACATTACCTCTGATTGCAAGAATACAGTGCTCTCACTTATCTTCTTTCTTTTTATCTCCATTGCGAGAGAGGAACACGAGGACCGAGCACTTGCATTTCTCCTGAAATTTTGAACGTCCCGCTGATAGTCCATATTCGCCATTCGTCCAGACAAGCCCCCAAGTGCTTTTCCTATCAATTCAGTGATGACGCGTTCCGCTGCCAAACAAAACTGGATTCTACCATTTTCAAATTTGAATTTCAAATTCGATTCGAGGATGTCTGATAACCACAGCAGTGGTGTGTGTTTGaaattatctgtatgtgttttTATCTCCAAGTAATAAGTTAAACATTACATTGATTCATGCATTTTACCAAGATATGGTCTGATTGTATACCCCGTCTGTCTCAGAGAGTGGTCACGCCGAATTGTCTGAGCTGCACATTATGGGACGCAAGCAACAATAATAATTCAATGGCCTGACAGTTAACAGTTTATCATTTGTTATTTATTCATTTAGTTGGCAATTTGTACAGTTACATGACTATTTATTCCATtcaacaaaaacatattttgcgCGGTCATATATGCCATCATGTGCAACGCTGCTGTTCAGTTTCAGTAGCCATTAAACGCGACATTTACTAGCAacattccattgataatttgttgCTGATCGTCACTAGCTAGTATTCTTTCCCTCCGCAGCTTCCCAGACGCGTCTACTATAAAGGAGGTTGGGGAGGCTGTGCTCACTACTCTCACTGACTAACATTTTCCAAAGCGTTCGCAGGACATTTGTGTGCAGGGGGAATTCtagctttttttcttcttctttttttggcATGACACTGTTATTCAAATACAGGTAAACTATATGCACGCGAGATTACATGTATACACAGCTTGAAATATATGATGTTGTACATTTATTAAACACCATATGGCGCTATGTATCGATAGCAGCcgcctggctagctagctagtcctGGTGAGCCATGTATGGGGTAGGAAGAGATGCTAGCAGCGTTAGCTAATAACTAGCCTACATAAAACATTACCCGTTACATGTACGACATAATCTGTTGTACACAGTTAATATTGAATGCCGTTATGTATCATTGCTTAGCTAAATACTTGAATTGCATGTGCTTGAGTCTGCTGTCAACCCAGCCTGATCTCAtaaactagacgtaacatagtaaacgtacaTCCAGGTaattcaaattagtatgataagTTTGGTATATTAACATAAgaccaggggtgaaagtaaggtGGTCTGGTACATGTCCCTACAAATTAATAGTGGGGGCACACCTTACAAAGCGGAGATAAGCGTCCGAGACCTTGGTGCTATGGACAACAGTGGATGCACCAATTCAGGCTGCAAGTGTAGGCCTAATGACAATCGCAGAAtgtcattaaaatacacatatactgtaccagtcaaaatgttggacacacctactcattcaaggttttttctttatttttgactattttctacattgtagaataatagtgaggatgtcaaaactatgaaacacatgaaatcatgtagtaaccaaaaaagggttaaacaaatcaaaatataatttatatttgagattcttcaaagttgccacccttttgccttgacagctttgcacacagccagcttcatctggaatgtttttccaacagttgaaGGAGTTCACGCTGCGctccaactcatcacaaaccattTCCATTGggattgaggttgggtgattgtggaggccatctcatctgatgcagcacttcatcagcacttcactctccttggtcaaatatcccttacacagcctggaggtgtgtttttgtgtcattgtcctgttgaaaaacaaatgataggggcctcccgagtggcgcagtggtctaaggcactgcatcgcagtgctggctgtgccaccagagactcttggttcgagcccaggctctgtcgcagctggccgcgactgggaggcccATGaggcgtgctgtgttaagaagcagtgcggcttggcttggttgggttgtgtttcagaggtcGCAGGGCTCTCGactttcgcctctcccaagtccgtgcGAGAGTTGTAGCAACAAGGCAGTAACTACCACAAAATTAGGGGGAAAAAGGGGGTTAAAAAGTTATAATATAAAGTTATAATAATTATAGCAAACCAGATGCTGTGGTAGAGCAtgctgtgccttgaattctaatcaAATCACACCAGCAAAGTACCATCACAGCCCCTCCTCTgagcttcatggtgggaaccatgaAGTCTGCGTCTCACATTTGGAACCCAAAATCTAAAAtaagatttccaccggtctaatgtccattgctcgtgtttcttgggccaggcaagtctcttcttattggtgtcctttagtggtttctttgcaacaatttgaccatgaaggcctgattcacacagtctttgaacagttgatgtgtctgttacttgaactctgaagcatttatttgggctgcaatttctgatgccgctaactctaatgaacttatcctcggcacttatcctcatgagagccagtttcgtcatagAGCTTgatgagactgcacttgaagaaacgttcaaagttcttaatgttccatattgactgaccttcattgcttaaagtaatgatggactgtcatttctctttgcttatttaagctgttcttgccatagtatATACTTCGTCTTTAACCAAATATGGCTCTCAAACGCataaagaaggaaataaattccacaaattaacttaacaaggcacacctgttaattgaaatgcatttcaggtgacaacctcatgaaactggttgagagaatgccaagcgtatgcaaagctgtcaaggcaaagggaggctactttgaagaatctcaaatatattttgatttatttaacacctttttggttacatTATTCCGTATGTGTTACTTCAtggtttgtcttcactattattctgcaatgtagaaaataataaaatgaaagtgcattcggaaagtattcataccttcactttccaaattttgttacagccttattctaacattgattcaattgttattttttccctaacaatctacacacaataccccataatgacaaagcaaaaacaggttttacaatttttttaaatggaaatattacatttacataagtatacagaccctttactcagtattttgttgaagcacctttggcagcaactaaagccttgagtcttcttgggtatgactttacaagattggcacacctgtatctggggagtttctcccattcttctctgcaactCCTCTCcagctcagtcaggttggatggggagcgtcgctgcacagctattttcagatcacACCAGAGACGTtatattgggttcaagtccggactctggctgggccactcaaggacattcatagacttttcccgaagccactcctgcgttgtcctgttggaaggtgaaccttcaccccagtctgaggtcctgagcgctctggagcaggttttcatcaaggatcgctatactttgctccgttcatctttcactcaatcctgactagtctcccaatcccttcCGCtaaaaaacctccccacagcatgatgctaccaccacgcttcaccgtagggatggtgccaggtttcctccagatgtgactcttggcattcaggccaaagagttcaatcttggtttaatcagaccagagaatcttgtttctcatggtctgagtgtcctttaggtgcctttggctgtcacgtgcctttttactgagggagtggcttctgtctggccactctaccacaaatgcctgattggtggagtgctgcagatagttgtccttctggaaggttctcccatctccacagaggaactctggagctctctcagTGATGgccaggttcttggtcacctccctgaccaaggcccttctcccccaattgctcagtttgtctgggCGGCCAGCATTGGTGGTTTCAAACTCCGTCCATTTCagactgatggaggccactgtgttcttcgctaccttcaatgctggagaaagttttggtacccttccccagatctgtgcctcgacacagtcctgtctctgagctctatggacaattccttcaacctcatggcttggtttttgctctgacatgccctgtcaactgtTAGACCTTTTCTTTAGACAgatttgtgcctttccaaatcatgtccaatcaattgaatttaccacaggtggactccaatcaagttgtaggaacatctcaaggatgatgaaccttggaaacaggatgcacctgatctcaatttcaagtctcataggaaagggtctgaatacttacagtaccgttcaaaagtttgaggtcactttagaaatgtccttgtttttgaaagaaaagcaaaaaaattggtccattaaattaacatcaaattgatcagaaatacagtgtagacattgttaattttgtaaatgactattgtaacatttaaaaaaaatgttttatggaatatctacataggtgtacagttgcccattatcagcaaccatcactcctgtgttccaatggcatattgtgttagctaatccaagtttatcatttttaagaaggcaaattgatcagaaaacccttttgcagttatgttagcacagttgaaactgttattctgattaaagaagcaataaaactggccttctctAGACCagttgagaatctggagcatcagcatttgtgggtttggttacaggctcaaaatggccagaaacaacgtgctttcttctgaaactcgtcagtctactcttgttctgggaaatgaaggctattccatgtgagagacattgccaagaaactgaagatcttgtacaatgctgtgtactactcccttcatagaacagtgcaaactgtctctaagctgaatagaaagagtgggaggcccccggtgcacaactgagcaagaggacaagtacattagtgtgtctagtttgagaaacaactGGCAgcgtcaactggcagcttcattaaatagtacccgcaaaacaccagtctcaacgtcaacagtgaagaggcgactccgggatgctggccttctaggcagagttcctctgtccaatgtctgtgttcttttgcccatcttaatcttttatttttattggccagtctgagatatggctttttctttgcaactctgcctagaaggccagcatcccggagtcgcctcttcactgttgacgttgagactgattCTGACAATCTTTCTATTCAGCAAAATTCTTAACTTAGGCTACTGTTTGTTCAATTATTTTATTGGCACCAGCGGAGAACATCGGGCATGTTCCCGGTGAGTAAGACAAAAACAAAAGTAGGATGGATTTGTGGGTGTATATATAGctaacgtctagcaacccaatggTTGCGAGTTCAACTCTCATCAAGGACAACTTTAACATTtaaacttttcaactacttactacttttttatCTACTTTGCActtacttagcatgttagctaacccttctcctaaccgtaacccttcccttaaccttttaacctaactcctaaacttaaccccgaTTTCGAACTCCTAGACTAGgtaaagttagccagctagctaacgttagccaactagtcacctagctagaatttgtaacataccatacgttttgcaaattcgtaacataatacgaattgtaatttgtaacatatatgaaattggtgatggacatccacaaattaacacATACAAATCGGAAcatatactaaatggagtgtctcggatttacatacagaataacatgaaatGCTCAGACCAGGTAACAGCAACCCATGTCACTGTCATCTATTGTTGGCTGGTTGTTGATGGGGATCTGCAGGCCTTTTTATTTTACGAAGGTATTTGTCTGTTAGGTGACATTGATTGAGGAGCATTTTTATAGGGACAAACATAGTCAATGGTTTTGATTCAAACAAATGTAGGATTGATTTGATAGCATAGCCTACTATAATATGAGTATTAATCCTTTGCAGTAATATAGCTGAGTGCTGTAAGCATGAGGTGTTCGCCTTATCATAAGTCATATCAGCCATTATGTGTTTGGCGTAGGTGAAATGCAGCAGAAGGTATGTGCCAGGAGGACCTCTCACTTCACTGAGAATGGACAGGCTCGTGGGGCATCTGCTGACCCCCAGCTCCCATTCAGGTGCCCTCGGTGTGGGGAGCATAAGAGGTTCCGTAGTCTGGCCTCATTGAGAGCCCACCTGGAATACAGCCACAGTTACTACCACACCATGCACGAGCTGAGCCTTCCGACCCGCAGGGTGTATTCCCACCCAGAGAGAGCCCTGCACGGACGCTCCCTGAGTGACACACGAGAGGTCACTATCTGCATAGAGAGGTGTTGTATGCCCCGTGTGGGGACGCAGGCAGCTGAGGAGATAAAGActgagaatgaagaggaggaggaggaggaagaggccaGTAAAGATGGTCTCAAAATCCACAAGTCCAGCCCTGGGACATATCATGTCCCTTCCCCCTTTCCATTTGACGAACCTCCAGACCCAAGCAGCAAGCTTGAGGTAGTGTTTCCAGAGCGGAATGTCTGTACCGAGGAGATGTCGCTCCGGCGCAGGCTGGCCAAGGTCCTACGGGTGGTGGACAGCACCATGCAGAGGAGGCTGCACAGGGTTACCACGGAGCTTGCCAAGACGGACACAGAGCTGCTGTGTGAGTGTGCCCTCTCCCAGCACCTGGCGCAGGAGAGGCAGGAGGCACAGGAGAAGGAGCGGGCGCTGAGCCGGCAGGCGGACGTGGCTGTGATGGTGATTGCCACGCTGAAGGAGCAGCTGAAGGAGTCAGAGTACGAGCTGGAGAGGCGAGAACAGTGAGTGAGCCAGTAACTCAATCTTAACCTAAACCTTTCCTTACTGTATTTTTAGTCACAATCTTAACCCTGAGGTCAAATGGTGGACAACAGTTACCAATACACTAATCTGGTAACTCCTTATATTGATGCTGTTTCAAGTGGAGTAAGACTGTAATCATTGCAGTAGCAACATTCGTTAGTATGTTACTCGCTACTCTCCTCAATGCTTCCTTCATGTTTTCaatttgtatctgttttttatttatttagagaaGTCATCACCATTCAGAATTTCCTTGAGGCTGCCACCCAGCATGAGATATGTGGTAAAGTTCGGATCCAATGTTTCATTGAGAACCTGCTCAAACGCATCGCCCTGGCTGAGAGGCTACTGGAGTACTATCAGAGCTCCCCCAGTCCACCAAACTACACAGATTACATGGTACTGTACAATATCACACCTTTTTCTTTACTACTGATGGCAATATGTTTACAATGGCAGATATCTTTTCTGTGGTAGCTGTTATTACATTTTTGGTTTTACACTTGTCATGAATGGTCATGGAAAGACTGTCagggagagagtagaagagatcATAATTGTTACACATTTGAAACCTTGTGAGAACTGTTGATCCTAATTGCCATCCCAGATTCCATTTGGGAATTGAGAagaatcagaatcacctttatttgccaaatacatttgccTATACAGGAATTTGAAATGGTGCTGTCACAAtaaacagaatatacagacagcctattcaaatgtgttttcttcctccctccctactgatCTAAAAAAAGAAGGGAAACATGATAATTTACAAAACATTTCAGAATGGGATAATATCAGCTTTTGAGCTTGAGTGTCAACAGTAAAAATACCTGACATCCTTTTCATCTCCCTTGCAGCACCAGACAGCTGAAAACAGACCTCATAGAATCCCCAAAAGCAGGCAAGTTTGTGTACTAGATCTTTATACTGTTGATATACATGATCTACACTTTCCATACCAGGCCCATGTGTTTTTGGCCATGGCTTAGTGTCTCACTTTGATTATAATCCTACATTTCCAGTTTCAAAGGTTAGTACATGGTTACATATAAATTATGCATAGGGATCCCTTGTCGCCAATGAGATTTTGTCAACCTCATTCATTAGTAATGATTCTACACGTGAGACGTTTTATCTTCTCCACTAATCCTGAGTCTGTCATCTTTGCCTGCTGTTTGTTGAAGCATTGGTTTCGTGTCTGACGTTTGTTGAGCTGTCCTCTGATTCTAGGTCAGCGGGTTGTCAGCTGTCACAGTCCTGTCCCCAGGAAGGTAGAACGCACCCCTCCCTATTAGGGCGGAAAGTGGGTCACTCTAGCTACTTCAGACCTGATCACAGAGATGAAGTCTGGACCCAGGGCAGCAGATCAGTTGGATTTGAGGTCTAGGTAACCTGACCAGGGTAGAGAAATGaatgtatatatgatatgtattTACTCAATGTATAGCTAATACTGAGCAGGGTTGTATCAAAGTCTTTATGGCCATGTGTACGCTGGTTTTTGCTCCATTCTCAAATCTtattttgtcacatgctttgtaaacaacaggtgtaggctaaCAGTGCATTGCTTACTTATGGacccttcccaaaaatgcagagagggggaaaaaatagacaaattaataaatacacaatgagtaacaataacttggctatatacacagggtaccagtactgggtctatgtgcaggggtacaatgTAATTgatgtagatatgtacatataggtatggATAAAGTGTCTACGCAACAGGATAGATGATAAACGGTAGAAGAGGCGTATGTGATGAGCGCAAATAGGATCAATGCAGATAATCAATAACTAcccggactaactatttagcTGTCTTGTGGTTTGGGTTAGAAGTtcttcagggtcctgttggttccagacctgCCGTGTGTTAGCAGAGAAAACAATttgacttgggtgactgaaggctatgacaatttttagggccttcctctgacatgtcctggtatagagatcctagatggcagggagctcggccccagtgatgtactgggctgtacgcactaccctctgtatcgcTTTGTGGTccgatgccaagcagttgccataccaagtggtgatgcagccagtcaagatgctgtcaatggtgcagctgtagaactttttgagggtctgagggcccttgccaaatcttttcaacctcctgagggggaagaggtgttgtcttgccttcttcacgactgtgttggtgtgtatggaccatgataattccttaatgatgtggacaccgaggaacttgaagctcttggcCCGCtaggttgtctcatcgttgtcggtgatcaggtcaaaccactgtcgtgtcatcagcaaacttaatattGGAGTTGGGCACGGACACattgtcgtgggtgaacagggagtacaggaagggactaaacATGCA
Coding sequences within it:
- the LOC112253107 gene encoding protein ZNF365 → MQQKVCARRTSHFTENGQARGASADPQLPFRCPRCGEHKRFRSLASLRAHLEYSHSYYHTMHELSLPTRRVYSHPERALHGRSLSDTREVTICIERCCMPRVGTQAAEEIKTENEEEEEEEEASKDGLKIHKSSPGTYHVPSPFPFDEPPDPSSKLEVVFPERNVCTEEMSLRRRLAKVLRVVDSTMQRRLHRVTTELAKTDTELLCECALSQHLAQERQEAQEKERALSRQADVAVMVIATLKEQLKESEYELERREQEVITIQNFLEAATQHEICGKVRIQCFIENLLKRIALAERLLEYYQSSPSPPNYTDYMHQTAENRPHRIPKSRSAGCQLSQSCPQEGRTHPSLLGRKVGHSSYFRPDHRDEVWTQGSRSVGFEV